In the Peromyscus maniculatus bairdii isolate BWxNUB_F1_BW_parent chromosome 20, HU_Pman_BW_mat_3.1, whole genome shotgun sequence genome, one interval contains:
- the LOC143269702 gene encoding uncharacterized protein LOC143269702, translated as MKLLVLLVLLGVSTILVSCQDADTSSTDSSDAAASADNTADATGDTESETEANPDSDSTDPEENNESGDVAQEEGENAEEGSEETQEEEGEEEDNEANEEEESEKEPVKDIKDKIKEKLSLGHLFEKIKSKIPILG; from the exons ATGAAGCTCCTGGTACTCCTTGTGTTGCTTGGTGTCTCCACTATCCTGGTCTCTTGCC aGGACGCAGACACAAGCAGCACTGACAGTTCTGATGCTG ctGCTTCTGCAGATAACACAGCTGATGCAACTGGAGACACTGAATCTGAGACAGAAGCTAATCCTGACAGTGATTCTACTGATCCCGAGGAAAATAATGAGTCTGGTGATGTAGCCCAGGAAGAGGGTGAGAATGCTGAAGAGGGCTCCGAAGAAAcccaggaagaagaaggagaagaggaagataaTGAGGCAAACGAAGAAGAAGAGAGTGAAAAAGAGCCCGTAAAAGATATCAAagacaaaatcaaagaaaaactcA GTTTAGGTCatctttttgaaaaaattaaaagtaaaatacctATCCTGGGATGA